The Mixophyes fleayi isolate aMixFle1 chromosome 1, aMixFle1.hap1, whole genome shotgun sequence genome includes a region encoding these proteins:
- the LOC142155694 gene encoding myb-related transcription factor, partner of profilin-like, with amino-acid sequence MTDAGASTPPGLVERTRCRPKFSEREIEILVEMTIDKFYASSRRLSASKKIRHWEEITAQVNAIAPCQRMPREVQKRWDDYIEELKEKILQGRRHTERTGFGPPIDHVLTPLEERASFGISEESLVGVVGGIDTGCDPPLTGALSPLERK; translated from the exons atGACAGATGCTGGCGCAAGTACTCCACCAGGTCTTGTTGAAAGAACAAGGTGCCGGCCTAAGTTTTCAGAACGTGAAATTGAAATTCTTGTCGAAATGACAATAGATAAATTCTATGCAAGCAGTAGACGTTTGTCCGCTTCCAAGAAAATACGCCACTGGGAAGAAATTACTGCCCAAGTGAACGCCATCGCTCCGTGTCAGAGGATGCCCCGAGAAGTACAGAAACG CTGGGATGACTATATAGAggagttaaaagaaaaaatattgcagGGAAGGAGGCACACTGAAAGAACCGGTTTTGGCCCACCAATAGATCATGTATTAACCCCACTCGAAGAGCGAGCTAGCTTCGGCATTTCTGAGGAGTCTCTGGTTGGGGTGGTGGGTGGAATTGACACTGGctgtgacccacccctaacaGGGGCGTTATCTCCCCTAG agcgGAAGTAG